The following proteins come from a genomic window of Myroides odoratus DSM 2801:
- a CDS encoding GrpB family protein, with protein MILPFEPYNPKWKEQFEKIKSELALRLKELQPRIEHIGSTSVEGLAAKPIIDIMVGVRNEEELEVVPALLAGQNYVYYPKYNVDMPYRRYFVLLHDAPSALALPEVIDVQDEIPEKMHDHNLRLAHIHVIPTTSENWTRHLAFRDYLRTHPSVKAAYQALKEQLVQQQWETGNDYNDGKDAFIQREEQNAIRWYKENEK; from the coding sequence ATGATTTTACCTTTCGAGCCCTATAATCCCAAGTGGAAAGAACAATTTGAAAAGATAAAAAGCGAATTAGCCCTTCGTTTAAAAGAGTTGCAACCTCGCATTGAGCATATTGGTAGCACATCCGTTGAAGGATTGGCGGCTAAACCTATTATTGATATTATGGTTGGTGTTCGCAACGAGGAAGAACTAGAAGTAGTTCCAGCCTTATTAGCAGGACAAAACTATGTGTATTACCCCAAGTACAATGTCGATATGCCGTATCGCCGTTATTTTGTTTTGTTGCATGACGCTCCAAGTGCATTAGCCTTGCCTGAGGTCATTGATGTACAGGATGAAATACCTGAGAAAATGCACGACCACAACCTGCGTTTAGCTCATATCCACGTTATTCCTACCACGTCTGAAAATTGGACACGCCATTTGGCCTTTCGCGATTATTTGCGTACACATCCTTCAGTTAAAGCCGCCTATCAGGCCTTGAAAGAACAGTTGGTACAACAACAATGGGAGACAGGAAATGATTACAACGATGGTAAAGATGCATTCATCCAAAGAGAAGAGCAAAACGCGATACGTTGGTATAAAGAAAATGAGAAGTAG
- a CDS encoding serine hydroxymethyltransferase has protein sequence MNNYNNKLLFELIKREETRQRESLELIASENFVSEEVLRANGSILTNKYAEGYPGRRYYGGCEYVDLVENMAIESIKAIFGATYANVQPHSGSQANFAVLAACLQPGDKILGFDLTHGGHLTHGSAVNFSGKLYQPVFYGVNKETGLLDYDAIQAIALKEKPKMIIAGASAYSRGMDYERFRAIADSVQAILLADMAHPAGLIAKGLLSDPVAHCHIVTTTTHKTLRGPRGGIILMGKDFENPQQLKTAKGEIRMMSSVLDSSVFPGNQGGPLMHTIAAKAVAFHEILTDDFTTYAHQIQKNSRAMAAAFLDKGYTLVSGGTDNHLMLVDLSSKGITGKEAEIVLEQAGITLNKNMIPYDQQSTAITSGIRVGTPAITTRGLLQKEMYIIVELIHEVLQNKDNAVKHRQIKDEVQRLMQDYPMFAR, from the coding sequence ATGAACAACTACAACAACAAGCTTCTATTTGAATTAATTAAAAGAGAAGAGACAAGGCAACGAGAATCATTAGAACTGATCGCTTCCGAAAATTTTGTCAGCGAAGAGGTATTAAGAGCGAATGGATCAATTTTAACGAATAAATACGCGGAAGGTTATCCAGGTAGAAGGTATTATGGGGGATGTGAGTATGTGGATTTAGTGGAGAATATGGCTATTGAAAGCATCAAGGCCATCTTTGGAGCGACTTATGCGAATGTACAGCCCCATTCAGGTTCACAAGCTAATTTTGCTGTCTTGGCTGCGTGTTTACAACCGGGAGATAAGATTTTGGGATTTGACTTAACTCATGGTGGGCATTTGACTCATGGATCAGCAGTAAATTTCTCAGGAAAACTATACCAACCTGTTTTTTATGGAGTAAATAAAGAAACAGGACTATTGGACTATGATGCGATACAAGCCATTGCCTTAAAAGAAAAACCAAAGATGATTATTGCAGGAGCGAGTGCATATTCCAGAGGCATGGATTACGAGCGTTTCAGAGCGATTGCTGATAGTGTACAAGCCATTTTACTAGCGGATATGGCGCATCCTGCAGGATTAATTGCAAAGGGGTTATTAAGTGATCCTGTTGCACATTGTCATATCGTGACGACGACCACACATAAAACGTTACGCGGACCTCGAGGAGGAATTATCTTGATGGGAAAAGACTTTGAAAATCCACAACAATTGAAAACGGCAAAAGGCGAGATTCGAATGATGTCATCGGTGTTGGATTCGTCTGTATTTCCAGGTAACCAAGGGGGACCACTCATGCATACTATTGCGGCAAAGGCGGTGGCATTTCACGAGATTTTAACGGATGATTTTACGACCTATGCCCATCAAATTCAAAAGAATAGTCGTGCGATGGCAGCGGCTTTTTTAGATAAAGGCTATACGTTGGTATCTGGAGGAACAGACAACCACTTGATGCTCGTCGATTTAAGTAGCAAAGGAATCACCGGAAAGGAAGCTGAAATTGTCTTGGAACAAGCGGGAATTACCCTGAATAAAAACATGATTCCCTATGATCAACAATCAACAGCCATCACCTCTGGTATTCGCGTGGGAACACCTGCAATTACCACCCGAGGGCTATTGCAAAAAGAGATGTACATCATTGTCGAATTGATTCACGAAGTGTTGCAAAACAAAGACAACGCAGTGAAACACCGTCAAATTAAAGATGAGGTGCAACGCCTGATGCAAGATTATCCCATGTTTGCCCGTTAA
- the pdxY gene encoding pyridoxal kinase, which produces MKSKKTIIIHSKVAYGYVGSNTTSLVLQVAGQDAIAVPTVILSNRYGLPTVGGGLMPSALFQEVLDGILKLNILDEVSSIVTGYIGSAALVEQTAAFIRTIKKSHPDILYLCDPVMGDQPQGLYVNQEVPKAIIEHLLPLADVLTPNQFEIETILNQPVTSYEALVRAVEKHPILQSKDILITGCRFKDTTDQLLHIVVKQKEAYKVVKIDYVPIDPPGTGELFAALVLLLKLKEYEAYADCAKEASILIKRALRRIVKEGRSEFDLNDILAVHAEM; this is translated from the coding sequence ATGAAGAGCAAGAAAACAATTATCATTCACAGTAAAGTGGCTTATGGGTACGTGGGAAGCAATACAACTTCCCTCGTTCTACAAGTTGCAGGTCAAGATGCTATTGCCGTTCCAACAGTCATCCTATCAAACCGATATGGGTTGCCAACAGTAGGAGGGGGACTCATGCCTAGTGCATTGTTCCAGGAGGTTTTAGACGGGATTTTGAAACTAAATATACTCGATGAAGTTTCTTCTATTGTAACCGGTTATATCGGATCAGCTGCATTAGTGGAACAAACAGCCGCGTTTATTCGCACCATCAAGAAGAGTCATCCGGATATACTCTATCTATGTGACCCTGTAATGGGAGATCAACCACAAGGATTATACGTCAATCAAGAAGTTCCAAAGGCAATTATAGAACATTTGTTGCCCTTAGCGGATGTATTGACACCCAATCAGTTTGAAATAGAAACGATACTTAACCAACCCGTTACTTCCTATGAAGCACTAGTACGTGCAGTAGAGAAGCATCCAATCTTACAATCCAAAGACATCCTTATAACGGGGTGTCGATTTAAAGATACAACCGATCAATTGCTTCATATTGTTGTCAAACAAAAAGAAGCCTACAAGGTGGTAAAAATCGACTATGTCCCCATCGATCCACCTGGTACAGGAGAACTCTTTGCTGCGTTGGTGTTATTACTTAAATTGAAGGAGTACGAGGCGTATGCAGATTGTGCCAAAGAAGCAAGTATTTTGATTAAAAGAGCTTTGCGACGCATCGTAAAAGAAGGAAGAAGTGAATTCGATTTAAACGATATATTGGCAGTGCATGCGGAAATGTAG
- a CDS encoding DegT/DnrJ/EryC1/StrS family aminotransferase codes for MDTIQMVDLKRQYQSIQTEIDAAIKEVIDSTAFINGPAVKNFTTQLASYTKARHVIPCANGTDALQIALMALDLKPGDEVITPSFTFIATVEVVALLGLTPVFVDVDPDTFTLNMESLEQAITSKTKVIIPVHLYGQCSNMEPIMKLAEVHNIAVIEDNAQSIGGNYSTANETRKTGTIGTISCVSFFPSKNLGAYGDGGVIMTNSDELAAKMIKICNHGSEKRYYHEIVGVNSRLDSIQAAILNVKLKYLDEYCDKRRAVAAYYNRAFANHANLITPFEPAYSHHVYHQYTLILEGIDRDLVHRELAERGVPTMIYYPVPCHQQEMFKNLQDRTYKLPHTEYLVSRVLSLPIHTELTEEELSFISTQLLEVIEKIKK; via the coding sequence ATGGATACCATTCAAATGGTCGATTTAAAACGACAATATCAAAGCATCCAAACGGAAATTGATGCAGCAATCAAAGAAGTGATTGATAGTACTGCATTTATCAATGGTCCTGCTGTTAAAAATTTCACCACTCAATTGGCTTCTTATACCAAAGCAAGGCACGTCATTCCGTGTGCGAATGGAACAGATGCCTTGCAAATAGCCTTGATGGCGTTGGATTTAAAACCAGGTGATGAGGTAATAACGCCTTCTTTTACCTTTATTGCTACAGTTGAGGTAGTAGCCTTATTGGGACTAACGCCTGTATTCGTCGATGTAGATCCAGATACTTTTACCTTAAATATGGAGAGCTTGGAACAAGCCATTACTTCCAAAACAAAAGTAATTATCCCCGTGCATTTATACGGACAATGTTCAAATATGGAGCCCATTATGAAGCTTGCAGAAGTCCATAATATAGCTGTAATTGAAGATAATGCACAAAGTATAGGGGGAAATTATAGTACGGCAAATGAAACTAGAAAGACAGGAACAATCGGTACCATCAGTTGTGTTTCGTTTTTTCCTTCTAAAAATTTAGGAGCTTATGGCGATGGCGGAGTGATAATGACAAACTCCGATGAATTAGCAGCAAAAATGATAAAAATTTGCAATCACGGTTCTGAAAAGCGCTATTACCACGAGATTGTTGGAGTAAACAGTCGATTGGATAGTATTCAGGCAGCTATTCTGAATGTGAAATTGAAATATTTGGATGAATATTGCGACAAAAGAAGAGCTGTAGCGGCGTATTATAACCGTGCATTTGCTAACCATGCCAATCTAATCACCCCTTTTGAACCTGCTTATAGTCACCATGTCTATCATCAGTATACTTTGATTTTAGAAGGCATCGATCGAGATCTTGTCCACCGTGAATTAGCAGAACGAGGCGTACCAACGATGATTTATTATCCTGTACCTTGTCATCAACAAGAGATGTTTAAGAATTTACAAGATCGCACATACAAATTGCCTCATACAGAATACCTGGTATCAAGAGTGCTGTCGTTGCCTATTCATACAGAATTGACAGAAGAAGAGCTATCCTTTATTTCGACACAGCTCTTAGAAGTAATTGAAAAAATAAAAAAATAA
- a CDS encoding GNAT family N-acetyltransferase, which yields MDTKSPFSTRVEDYWLSQQGEELSWFESQNFVVYQNSALNKEYPAVLLDRDEKPKQVLSLHPILVQKIKETGQVPITVEEVEKVLNFQGFTLYTADCLYYYSQEEQEELKKEIQDRSCRQLTSTDAALFEAFTQANSEDDIDAAYVELSHEAVFACFDGDIMVAIASAYPWEGTKIMDLGVLTHVNHRGKGYAQRLVRKISQYVIQQGGELQYRCQWDNWPSIRLAQACGFRFFGRWRIAIQKE from the coding sequence ATGGATACAAAATCCCCTTTTTCTACACGGGTAGAAGACTATTGGTTGAGTCAGCAAGGAGAAGAGCTTTCGTGGTTTGAATCTCAAAATTTTGTTGTGTATCAAAATTCAGCACTTAACAAAGAATATCCAGCTGTTTTATTAGATCGTGATGAGAAGCCAAAACAAGTACTTAGTCTGCATCCTATACTCGTTCAAAAAATAAAAGAAACAGGTCAGGTTCCGATAACAGTTGAGGAAGTAGAAAAAGTATTAAATTTTCAAGGATTTACCTTATATACAGCTGATTGCCTTTATTATTACTCACAAGAAGAGCAAGAAGAGTTGAAAAAAGAAATTCAGGATAGGAGTTGTCGACAGCTTACGTCAACTGATGCTGCTTTGTTTGAGGCATTTACGCAAGCCAATAGTGAAGATGACATAGATGCAGCTTATGTAGAATTATCACATGAGGCTGTTTTTGCCTGTTTTGATGGTGATATTATGGTTGCTATAGCAAGTGCTTATCCTTGGGAGGGCACAAAAATTATGGATTTAGGCGTATTGACCCATGTAAATCATCGTGGTAAAGGTTATGCTCAACGGTTGGTACGTAAGATAAGCCAGTATGTAATTCAACAAGGAGGTGAATTACAATATCGTTGTCAATGGGATAATTGGCCTTCTATTCGCTTAGCGCAAGCTTGTGGTTTTCGTTTCTTCGGACGTTGGCGTATAGCGATTCAAAAAGAATAA
- a CDS encoding PH domain-containing protein — translation MKTKYNSKVSLGTITLFLTIGIACLLVAFFIEIWYIWLTALIVLAMLIDVYFQTYYEIDTTQNLLRIKGGIFVNKKIPIESIRKIEESKSAVSGPALSNQRLEIYYKTYDSILISPENPIDFITQIQTYNSDIEFIPKNK, via the coding sequence ATGAAAACAAAATACAACAGTAAAGTGTCACTAGGAACAATAACACTCTTTCTTACCATAGGAATCGCTTGCCTTCTGGTTGCATTTTTTATTGAAATTTGGTACATTTGGTTGACTGCCTTAATTGTGTTGGCTATGCTTATAGACGTTTACTTTCAAACCTATTATGAAATCGACACAACTCAAAACCTATTGCGTATCAAAGGGGGAATATTTGTAAATAAAAAGATTCCTATAGAAAGCATTCGCAAGATAGAAGAATCAAAAAGTGCAGTCAGCGGACCAGCTTTATCCAACCAACGTTTAGAAATTTACTATAAAACCTATGATAGTATTTTAATTTCTCCAGAAAACCCAATCGATTTTATTACGCAAATACAAACGTATAATTCAGATATTGAGTTTATTCCAAAAAACAAATAG
- a CDS encoding helix-turn-helix domain-containing protein gives MKIQQAEKDIDEYPKSIYIMREQLEHRFPPHKHNKSQILLVSGGIAYLKTKEREYYIPAQHYVWIPKGTIHNVKSNTTEIVLLNIYFHEEEMDRKYHFMDELGIYPVSHLMYEMLVYARQWKGVIFPDTWAYEFLTTMKHFIMQDPGKPFSIQLPTTEDSHMLAITDFMHQNLGEELTLTYLAETFGYSVRSLTRLFKTHLAISFLQYLKMLRMIKAMELLMENNKNVSEVAFEVGYSSIAAFSNTFQQLLNIRPSDFQFSVRSKS, from the coding sequence ATGAAAATACAACAAGCAGAAAAAGATATTGACGAATATCCAAAGAGCATTTACATCATGCGTGAGCAATTGGAACATCGTTTTCCTCCGCACAAACACAATAAAAGTCAGATTCTATTAGTTTCGGGCGGAATTGCCTATTTGAAAACGAAGGAAAGGGAGTATTATATTCCCGCTCAGCACTATGTGTGGATTCCGAAAGGAACGATTCACAACGTAAAGTCGAATACAACAGAAATCGTGCTTTTGAATATTTATTTTCACGAAGAGGAAATGGATCGGAAGTATCATTTTATGGATGAACTAGGGATTTATCCCGTCAGTCATCTGATGTATGAAATGTTAGTGTATGCAAGACAATGGAAAGGTGTTATATTTCCTGATACTTGGGCCTATGAATTTCTAACGACCATGAAGCATTTTATCATGCAAGATCCAGGAAAACCTTTTTCCATTCAATTGCCAACGACAGAAGATAGTCATATGTTGGCTATCACGGATTTTATGCATCAAAACTTAGGAGAAGAACTGACCTTAACCTATCTCGCCGAAACGTTTGGCTATAGTGTACGGTCATTGACGCGTTTATTTAAAACGCATTTGGCCATTTCTTTCCTACAGTATTTAAAAATGTTGCGCATGATTAAAGCCATGGAATTACTGATGGAAAACAACAAAAATGTAAGCGAAGTTGCTTTTGAAGTCGGATATTCTAGTATTGCTGCTTTTAGTAATACATTTCAACAGTTGCTGAACATTAGGCCGAGTGATTTCCAATTTTCAGTACGCAGTAAATCGTAG
- a CDS encoding carbon-nitrogen hydrolase family protein, translating into MRVGFFQYAVIWRDIQANLDYIATKVKQETFDLLVLPEFFTTGYAMDTREEILPFVEELNNSQTVQFLARLLQETGNGFISGTIPEIDQGVLYNTSILVSAAGLVASYRKIHLPDYEKRFFQPGDTAIAHQTPQATIGLTICFDCWFPQHTSLLKLQEVDVICHSSCFGGPVTPTIIPIRALENQCFYISCNRIGKEYFEGELESYRGESQIVNPDGKVLAKAAATESLILIDINVNEVNHPDFGSLITKDFQSEHNKYKINL; encoded by the coding sequence ATGCGAGTAGGTTTTTTTCAATATGCGGTCATTTGGAGAGATATTCAAGCGAATCTAGATTATATAGCAACAAAGGTGAAACAAGAAACATTTGATTTATTGGTATTGCCTGAGTTCTTTACAACGGGTTATGCAATGGATACAAGAGAAGAGATTTTACCTTTTGTGGAAGAGTTAAACAACAGTCAAACAGTTCAATTTCTAGCGCGTTTGCTCCAAGAAACAGGAAATGGATTCATCTCCGGGACAATACCTGAAATTGATCAGGGTGTTTTATACAACACCTCTATTTTAGTTAGTGCAGCAGGATTAGTTGCTTCTTATCGAAAAATACACCTACCTGATTATGAAAAGCGCTTTTTCCAACCAGGTGATACAGCCATTGCACATCAAACCCCGCAAGCAACTATTGGTTTAACCATTTGCTTTGATTGTTGGTTTCCGCAACATACGTCGCTCTTGAAACTGCAAGAAGTCGATGTTATTTGCCATTCTTCTTGCTTTGGAGGGCCTGTAACTCCAACGATTATTCCTATTAGGGCTTTGGAAAACCAATGTTTCTATATCAGCTGCAATCGAATTGGCAAAGAATATTTCGAAGGCGAATTGGAATCCTATCGAGGGGAAAGTCAAATTGTCAATCCCGATGGAAAGGTACTTGCAAAAGCTGCAGCCACAGAAAGTCTAATATTAATTGACATTAACGTAAACGAGGTAAATCACCCTGATTTTGGCAGTTTAATTACGAAAGACTTTCAGTCTGAACACAACAAATACAAGATTAATTTATAG
- a CDS encoding TolC family protein, with amino-acid sequence MKQSRNILLLFFLLANYHFLFSQEVAQSAATFDLQKVWQYTEDNYKKLAIIRLHAQDKQENIKQTQSSRLPTVQLEGSYGKRSDLSLYEDGFLHQPTVIPIRSTQYSTSLSTDLVLYQGNQKNRQLQIQKVELASIETQLQQTTAEAKIESTKLFYALVLHLNYQELVEKEIAQDEKQLKDILSLYENGTILKSDVLRAEVTLSNHNMLLKEIENNRVVVTQQLNLMMGRKDTDALLPQYADLDQLPTLVSYEEHLNQALLGAYSIQLANQEIEKGALTLKQISSAVLPKLSLFADYGLNYPQNKTYPYAQALYHIGQVGLKLNIPISNLYHTKHQKNSQQIVMLQQQIEKEQQQDQLKNELQTYVVKYQESLDRIALAEKTIRQTTETLRIIRNSYFNQQALLIDLLDAETQVLQARFSLTSAKINAKIEYYQIQKITGIL; translated from the coding sequence ATGAAACAAAGTCGAAACATATTACTTCTGTTCTTTTTGCTAGCCAATTATCATTTCTTATTCAGTCAAGAGGTGGCTCAATCAGCTGCTACTTTTGATTTGCAAAAAGTATGGCAGTACACCGAAGATAATTATAAAAAACTTGCGATTATCCGTTTACATGCCCAGGATAAACAAGAAAATATAAAGCAAACCCAAAGCAGTCGATTGCCAACGGTACAACTCGAAGGAAGCTATGGCAAACGATCTGATTTATCCCTGTATGAGGATGGATTTCTTCATCAGCCCACTGTGATTCCCATTCGATCCACCCAATACAGTACTTCTTTATCCACCGATTTAGTGCTGTATCAGGGAAATCAGAAAAATAGACAGCTTCAAATTCAAAAAGTAGAACTTGCCTCCATTGAAACGCAACTTCAACAAACTACAGCGGAAGCAAAAATAGAAAGTACAAAGTTGTTCTACGCCCTAGTTTTACATCTGAACTACCAAGAGTTAGTGGAGAAAGAGATTGCACAGGATGAAAAACAATTGAAAGATATACTGAGTCTATATGAAAATGGCACGATTCTAAAAAGCGATGTATTGCGCGCTGAGGTAACGCTATCGAATCACAACATGCTTTTAAAAGAAATTGAAAACAATCGGGTTGTTGTTACCCAGCAATTAAATCTGATGATGGGACGAAAAGATACGGATGCGTTACTTCCTCAATATGCTGATTTAGACCAATTGCCAACGCTTGTCAGTTATGAAGAGCATTTGAACCAGGCTTTACTCGGGGCTTATTCCATTCAACTAGCCAATCAAGAAATTGAAAAAGGAGCTTTGACACTCAAACAAATCTCGTCTGCCGTGTTACCTAAGTTATCCTTATTTGCTGATTATGGTCTTAATTACCCTCAAAACAAAACCTATCCGTATGCTCAAGCGTTATACCATATTGGCCAGGTGGGGTTAAAATTAAATATTCCTATTTCTAATTTATACCATACGAAGCACCAAAAAAACAGCCAGCAAATCGTCATGCTCCAACAACAGATAGAGAAAGAGCAACAGCAAGATCAGCTTAAAAATGAGCTCCAAACCTATGTGGTCAAGTATCAAGAAAGTTTAGATCGCATTGCATTAGCGGAAAAAACCATCCGTCAAACGACAGAAACGCTGCGTATTATACGCAACAGTTACTTTAATCAACAGGCCTTACTCATCGACTTATTAGATGCTGAAACGCAAGTTTTACAAGCGCGTTTTTCACTTACAAGTGCGAAAATTAATGCCAAAATTGAATACTATCAAATCCAAAAAATAACCGGAATATTATAA
- a CDS encoding GNAT family N-acetyltransferase: MKVIDLSQVDKEAIVQVLNESFADYIIPLQLTVEQLENKIAAENIQLNLSVGVLDQEKLVGFMLHALNTVEGKLTAYNAATGVVPSHRGQGLVAKMYAWLFEQLTPLKVEQLVLEVIEGNHAAIRAYEKMGYHKARKLICFEGETDVNQTNKPIEIKELTDFNWAVFSSFWDIQPSWQNAVSALENSKARCRILGAYSEGTLVGYLIFNPTSKRVLQLAVDANQRRQGIATQLIQTMQQITESKAIYVYNIDDASTAMAAFFNHLHLTSDLAQFEMKRTL, translated from the coding sequence ATGAAAGTAATAGATTTAAGTCAAGTAGATAAAGAAGCCATTGTTCAGGTATTGAATGAATCCTTTGCGGATTACATCATTCCTTTACAGCTTACTGTGGAACAATTAGAAAATAAAATAGCAGCTGAAAACATCCAGTTGAATCTTTCTGTGGGTGTTTTAGATCAAGAGAAGTTAGTTGGGTTTATGCTACATGCACTCAATACGGTAGAAGGAAAACTAACGGCTTATAATGCTGCTACAGGCGTAGTACCTTCGCATCGAGGGCAAGGGTTAGTCGCTAAGATGTATGCCTGGTTATTCGAGCAATTAACACCTTTAAAAGTAGAACAATTAGTCTTGGAAGTAATCGAAGGAAACCATGCTGCTATTCGCGCTTATGAAAAAATGGGCTACCACAAAGCCAGAAAATTAATCTGTTTTGAAGGAGAAACAGACGTGAACCAGACGAATAAACCAATTGAAATTAAGGAATTGACTGATTTTAATTGGGCTGTTTTTTCTTCTTTTTGGGATATTCAGCCGTCTTGGCAAAACGCAGTATCTGCATTGGAAAACAGCAAAGCCCGTTGCCGCATCTTAGGCGCGTATAGCGAAGGAACCCTGGTAGGTTATCTTATTTTCAATCCAACGTCTAAACGCGTGCTCCAATTAGCTGTAGACGCAAATCAAAGAAGACAAGGAATTGCAACACAATTAATTCAAACTATGCAGCAAATCACCGAATCTAAGGCAATATACGTTTACAATATTGATGATGCATCCACAGCCATGGCTGCTTTTTTCAATCACTTGCATTTGACTAGTGACCTAGCTCAATTCGAAATGAAAAGAACACTTTAA
- a CDS encoding aminoglycoside adenylyltransferase family protein, whose amino-acid sequence MYLSTTYPQIHQTTTALTEILPVKMVGIYLYGSAVDGGLRPQSDLDFFVVVDTTVSEEEKQRLVQALLQISGAIGNTAGLRYLEVTLVHQEELDKGTFPIQREFQYGEWLRTDYLTGFIPQKTIDPDLTILLRKVKQNSITLYGKEAMEVIPAVSNEAFIQAIQANVPQLIQEIEEDQTNVILTLCRMLYSVQTGQILPKDQAATYCLPYLPLSFHALVEEAKEAYLGTTTPTPTTDSKRLADFGAIMAELIQSV is encoded by the coding sequence ATGTACCTTTCTACTACATACCCGCAAATACACCAAACCACAACAGCGCTGACTGAGATATTACCTGTAAAAATGGTAGGTATTTATTTATATGGTTCAGCCGTTGATGGTGGGTTGCGTCCTCAAAGTGATTTAGATTTTTTTGTAGTCGTTGATACTACGGTAAGTGAAGAAGAAAAACAACGCCTCGTACAAGCCTTACTCCAAATTTCAGGAGCTATTGGCAATACGGCAGGTTTGCGTTATTTGGAAGTAACATTGGTGCATCAAGAAGAACTGGACAAAGGTACTTTTCCCATCCAACGAGAATTTCAATATGGGGAATGGCTGCGAACCGATTATCTCACTGGATTTATTCCACAAAAAACAATAGATCCGGACTTGACTATTCTCTTGCGAAAAGTCAAACAAAACAGTATTACCCTATATGGAAAAGAGGCAATGGAAGTAATTCCTGCGGTTTCAAATGAAGCGTTTATACAAGCCATTCAAGCCAATGTACCTCAACTAATTCAGGAAATTGAAGAGGATCAAACCAATGTCATCTTAACGCTTTGTCGCATGTTGTATTCTGTTCAAACGGGGCAAATTCTACCCAAAGATCAAGCAGCAACTTATTGCTTGCCTTATCTTCCACTCTCCTTTCACGCCTTGGTAGAAGAAGCAAAAGAAGCCTATTTGGGTACAACAACTCCTACACCAACAACAGATTCAAAACGCCTTGCTGATTTTGGTGCGATAATGGCTGAACTGATTCAATCTGTGTAG
- a CDS encoding GNAT family N-acetyltransferase has product MFFNEFPTLQTDRLLLRALHFTDAPALFDYFSRDEVTEFYDLPTFQSVQEAQELLLAWQERYQDDNAIRWAITLQERPDQLIGTCGFHNFSTENARAEIGYELHPNFWRTGIMTEAIQALIPFGFEAFDLHRIEAFIDPINISSRKLLEKVGLQAEGILRDYFFEKGKFVDAEIFSLLKRDYQTR; this is encoded by the coding sequence ATGTTTTTCAACGAATTCCCAACCTTACAGACTGATCGACTCCTCTTAAGAGCCCTTCATTTTACAGATGCACCAGCACTATTTGATTATTTTTCGAGAGATGAGGTTACGGAATTTTACGATTTGCCTACCTTTCAATCTGTTCAAGAAGCGCAAGAATTACTCTTGGCTTGGCAAGAGCGCTACCAAGACGACAATGCTATTCGTTGGGCCATTACCTTACAAGAAAGACCTGATCAATTGATTGGTACGTGTGGGTTTCACAATTTTTCTACCGAAAATGCTCGTGCAGAGATTGGGTATGAACTACATCCTAACTTTTGGAGAACTGGTATTATGACCGAGGCAATTCAAGCTCTTATTCCTTTTGGTTTTGAAGCATTTGATTTACACCGCATCGAAGCGTTTATCGACCCTATTAATATTTCTTCTCGTAAATTACTTGAAAAAGTAGGCTTACAAGCAGAAGGAATTTTACGTGATTATTTTTTTGAAAAAGGAAAATTTGTAGATGCCGAGATTTTCTCTCTTTTAAAAAGAGACTATCAAACGCGTTAA